A part of Arachis hypogaea cultivar Tifrunner chromosome 12, arahy.Tifrunner.gnm2.J5K5, whole genome shotgun sequence genomic DNA contains:
- the LOC112729221 gene encoding zinc finger protein ZAT11: MKRQRDHQVIMDSNSIDLAQCLMLLSHQNPKDQSKVHHYHRHQKHFHPTEFECSICNRKFSSFQALGGHKASHKKQKMEKNNKEEATTTLSLGVGNNNNVFVNKPNKMHECSICGQRFSQGQALGGHMRKHRLLANQETFLIPSINDVVLGKIPPVLKRSNSFRVMSLDLNLTPLQNDLNVLFGNMAPKVDPSWV; the protein is encoded by the coding sequence ATGAAAAGACAACGAGATCATCAAGTAATAATGGATAGTAATAGCATTGACTTGGCACAATGTCTAATGCTACTTTCTCATCAAAACCCTAAAGATCAAAGCAAAGTCCACCATTATCATCGTCACCAGAAACATTTTCACCCAACGGAATTTGAGTGTAGCATATGCAACCGCAAATTCTCTTCATTTCAAGCCCTTGGTGGTCACAAAGCTAGCCACAAGAAACAAAAGATGGAGAAGAATAACAAAGAAGAAGCCACAACTACTCTCAGCTTAGGAGTAGGGAACAATAATAATGTTTTTgttaacaaacccaataaaatgcATGAGTGTTCAATTTGTGGTCAAAGATTCTCTCAAGGGCAAGCACTTGGAGGGCACATGAGAAAGCATAGACTACTTGCCAATCAAGAAACGTTTCTAATTCCTTCTATAAACGACGTCGTCCTGGGAAAAATCCCACCAGTTCTAAAGAGATCTAATAGCTTCAGGGTTATGAGTTTGGATTTGAACCTAACACCTCTGCAGAATGATTTGAACGTATTGTTTGGAAACATGGCACCAAAAGTTGATCCAAGCTGGGTTTGA